A single Anatilimnocola floriformis DNA region contains:
- a CDS encoding ABC transporter ATP-binding protein, whose product MSSTSSSQRFVEYRRKVQARNRGDSPADEDDDKKDKKPRSRNFNQLFREFLNLLAGHRSAIVFALGTLTIATLLGLVPPLATKLVIDNILTQKPLPAWSSQWGLPADRYQLLYLVGAFVVGVSLVATAISLSGRYLATKTVQRLHASIRRQVFAHAVRLPLHRVYQLKSGGAASLLRDDAGGISELVFSMLYNPWRAVIQLIGSLLVLTWVDWRMTLGGLALLPAVYLTHRTWISRIRPLYRDIRNLRQGIDGSTTEAFGGIRIVRTYGRERSETQRYVTNNHLMARQQLFVWWWTRVIELIWDLIIPLASISLLIYGGSQVLQGRLTIGDVTMFLVYLTMLLGPLEVLANSATTFQNNLAGLDRVLDLLKEPLETEHTPPTTSLKAEAVRGAIEFRDVTFQYPTAPHAALEEVNLQIEPGTVVALVGRSGAGKTTMCNLVARFYDPTRGCILLDGVDLRELPVEDYRGLLGIVEQDVFLFDGTIGDNIGYAARSASPEEIHAAAVAANADEFIRDLEKGYDTLIGERGVRLSGGQRQRLAIARALLANPRLLILDEATSNLDTESERLIHQSLERLMRGRTSLVIAHRLSTIARADKIVVLDGGRIAETGTHAELMARSGRYRQMVESQLTPDAPSHSTAVPLPVNPSPHFA is encoded by the coding sequence ATGTCGAGCACCAGCAGCAGTCAGCGGTTTGTCGAGTATCGGCGCAAGGTGCAGGCCCGCAATCGGGGCGATTCCCCCGCCGATGAGGATGATGACAAGAAAGATAAAAAGCCGCGGTCGCGAAACTTCAATCAGCTCTTTCGCGAGTTTCTCAATCTGCTCGCCGGACATCGCAGCGCCATTGTGTTTGCTCTCGGCACGCTGACGATCGCGACGTTGCTCGGTTTGGTGCCGCCGCTGGCGACGAAGCTCGTGATCGACAACATTCTCACGCAGAAACCACTGCCCGCGTGGAGCAGTCAGTGGGGACTGCCGGCCGATCGCTATCAGCTGCTGTATCTCGTTGGCGCTTTCGTCGTCGGCGTGTCGCTCGTGGCGACCGCCATTTCGTTGAGTGGCCGTTACCTGGCAACCAAAACTGTCCAGCGATTGCACGCTTCGATTCGTCGGCAGGTCTTTGCGCACGCGGTTCGTTTGCCGTTGCATCGCGTCTATCAATTAAAATCCGGTGGCGCGGCGAGTCTGTTGCGCGACGATGCCGGCGGCATTTCCGAACTCGTCTTCAGCATGCTCTACAACCCCTGGCGCGCGGTGATTCAACTCATCGGCAGTCTGCTCGTGCTCACGTGGGTCGATTGGCGAATGACGCTCGGTGGCCTGGCGCTCCTTCCCGCCGTTTATCTCACGCATCGCACTTGGATCAGCCGCATTCGGCCACTCTATCGAGACATTCGCAACCTGCGGCAAGGAATCGATGGTTCGACGACGGAAGCCTTTGGCGGCATTCGCATTGTCCGCACTTATGGCCGTGAGCGGAGCGAAACGCAGCGCTACGTCACGAACAACCACCTGATGGCGCGGCAGCAACTCTTCGTTTGGTGGTGGACGCGAGTCATCGAACTGATCTGGGATCTGATCATTCCGCTGGCTTCCATTTCGCTCCTCATCTATGGCGGCTCGCAAGTCCTGCAAGGTCGGCTGACGATCGGCGATGTGACGATGTTCCTCGTCTATCTCACGATGCTCCTTGGGCCGCTCGAGGTGCTCGCCAATAGCGCTACGACATTTCAAAACAATCTCGCCGGACTCGATCGCGTGCTTGACCTTTTGAAGGAACCGCTCGAAACGGAACACACGCCGCCGACAACTTCGCTCAAAGCAGAAGCAGTTCGCGGTGCGATTGAGTTTCGCGACGTGACCTTTCAGTATCCAACGGCGCCGCACGCAGCATTGGAAGAAGTAAATCTGCAGATCGAACCAGGAACCGTGGTCGCGCTCGTCGGCCGTAGCGGCGCGGGAAAGACGACGATGTGCAACCTCGTCGCGCGGTTCTACGATCCGACGCGCGGCTGCATCTTGCTCGACGGCGTCGATCTGCGCGAACTGCCGGTCGAGGACTATCGCGGCCTGCTGGGCATCGTTGAGCAGGATGTGTTTTTGTTCGACGGCACGATTGGCGATAACATCGGCTATGCCGCGCGGAGTGCTTCGCCGGAAGAAATCCACGCTGCCGCCGTGGCTGCCAATGCCGATGAGTTCATTCGCGATCTTGAGAAAGGCTACGACACGCTGATCGGCGAGCGCGGCGTGCGACTGAGCGGCGGGCAGCGCCAACGGCTGGCCATTGCTCGCGCACTGCTGGCCAATCCGCGGCTCCTCATTCTCGACGAAGCCACCAGCAATCTCGACACCGAAAGCGAACGGCTGATCCATCAAAGCCTGGAACGCCTGATGCGCGGCCGCACTTCGCTGGTCATTGCCCACCGACTGAGCACCATCGCTCGCGCCGACAAGATTGTCGTGCTCGATGGGGGCCGGATCGCCGAAACGGGCACTCACGCCGAACTGATGGCTCGCAGCGGTCGTTACCGGCAAATGGTCGAATCGCAACTCACGCCCGATGCGCCGAGTCACTCGACGGCGGTTCCTCTGCCGGTGAATCCCTCACCGCATTTTGCTTAG